The nucleotide window CTAAAGGCACAGTAAATGCTACCAATGACAGAGCCAAGATTTGAGCCCAGATTTGatgcttaaattttttaaaaacaataggtAAAGAGGTACCCCCATAACACTGTGTTTAGTctgttttgttaatttatttttacactCAAACTGTTTTAACTTGAGAAGCTTACACATTGTGTATGACATGGTATGCCCAACAGAGCTTCACAAGGACTATATACAGTTGCACTCATAGTGGCATCCTACTGAGACCCAGTGAGGAGTTTCAGTTTTAAGCTAAATATGGGTCGTACTAAGTTTCATAGTCAGTGAGAACCTCTTGTGTGTCTACACTGGGCTCTATTGAATAGGACATTTGTGTTGAGACTCAAATGAAGGCTGACACTTCGCCTTTCTTTTTACTTAAgctctctgccttttttcccccctctaaATAAGCCAAGTAAGCAAGAAGAAAAGTGAGAGGTGATGATTGCTTCAGTGAGAAAGGACAGGTGCTACATAGAGTTTGAGCTATTAAGTTACAGCCTAGGGAAAAGACCTGGGAACTACTGTACTATTCTCTTGAAAATTTGGCCCAGTAAGCTGCTACATCCAGTTCAACTAACAAAATCCTGTATACCacagagaagaataaagagaaaaccaAACTGACAAACATCCTTCTTTTATTTAAGACCAAACTGCAGCTGGAATACCCAGTACAGTTCTGCTTACTACACTTCAAGAAAGATCTGAAAGCggaaaaaagaaccaaagaaggGCAGTTCAAGCGACCAAAGGGTGGGTGGAAGGTGCTGCAGTATGAATACTGTACGAATATTTTGACTCTGGtctgaaaagataaaagaattatCGAAAACTACATGGAATAATTGAAGTCCCTTCAAGTTTGAAAGTAAGCATTTTAggacaaataaaaggaaattcaaCTTTGTACTTGTGGAAACTAATCCctaaatatgaacagatataTATTGACTCACGGGTGGCAGATCCAGGATAACTTACTGGTAACTAGGATGTCTGATTATCAAGGAAGACAGCCATAGTCTCTTAACAGTGCCTCTCTTGGTCTGTCTCAAACTAAATTGAATGGTAAAGGTATGGTCCAATATAAAATTTTTCTTGGTTATCTTAAAAATCAGTTCCACTTAACGCCAGTGTTGGCAGGTCTTGCCTTTGTTTATTCCAGTGCCAGTATTTTCTGCttaactgtttgttttgttggcaTCTGAGTTTATTTACGTGTATACCATGTATAGTTTACATCTAACCACTCCTTCCTGGGTTAATTCCACTTATACTTGACATCCAACCATGAGGGCCCATTTCTTTCTCACCTCTTGCCTAGACAGTATGTTCAACAGATATTTATTGAATCCTTACTGTGAGCAAAACATACTGGATAATTGGAGAAGAATAGATAATTACTTTATCTAGTAAGTACATACTGAGCACAATCTAGTGAGTCATTACAGTATGGCCACATTTTGAAGTGTATTATGGCGATTTTTCATATCATTCATATCCTAATGTAATTATAAAACTACTATCAAAGataagtaattttatggttgtctGCCATTTAAAATTATCTAGTATTTGTATTCCATGACTACAAATAAGAAAACCTGTGATAAGCAGATTTACTGTGCAGTGATTAATATGCTAGAGTAATAACTAAATTGTTCACTCCTGGCTCAGTCAAACAAATAGATAATCCCCAGAATAACAAGTATTTAACTTGGCATTAAAGCAGACCCTGGGTGCTATAATTAGATTATTTTGAGGCAGACAGCTGTTACCCCAGTGACTTAGTATATTCTGTATTGGGAAAAAAATGCTTATCAGATTAGACTTTTTAGTGATATACTTGTACATTTTATAGGGGACATATTCTGTGTATAGGTGATAACTTTGTAGTGTCACAAAATGTTTTTGATTCCTTGGTTCCTTGTTAGGATATGAACCTGTTTATCAACATTGATTCCATCACATTtgaatttttgttgtatttttgccACATTTAAAATTGTCAAAAATCTGAAATCTGGAAACAGTGTAAAGCCTTTTatagcagtttttaaaatgtaataggaTTACACATAAATGAAGGGAGGTAAAATGAaggttattttatttgtgttaaaCTTTTCAGCCTGCCCAAACTTAAAAAGGCAGCAGGTACCAGGTGAGAATTACAAATTTTGGCTtcgtttttgttgctgtttttattttgaatcaaGTTGGAAAtgcttttatagttttattttcaaggacacaataaaaattgataaaaactGAATTTAGCATTTATTTCAAGATTATAAATCACAAAATGTGTTTTTTAGCATTACATAATTAGCATTGGATTGGTTTTAAAGATAGAAGTTCTGTGTATTTCACAGTTATCTGTGCAATTCATAGGTGTTTTGTTCTCTACTTCccctctccatttcctttcaaattGAACTTAAGGCCTTCCAGAGGAGAGAATGAAGTGTGTTTACATGagggtttgatttggtttgtttttttaattgtactatttggatttctttgcttttagGGGTTTCATTTACCAGAATTACCTTGTTTGTTTACAAGTACAATAACCGTACTTGACAGCTCTTAAGATTTTAAGTATGGTAAATTAGAAAGGGCCCCTGTGGTTTGGGTAGCTGTAGAGTTAAATTGTTTTAGCCTGTCTATTGTGGTTTCCATGTATATTAAAGGCTGTCGATATACTAAGCACTTGCTGTGCCAAGTTGTATGTTTTTCAGCTATTCCTATTTAACTTTCAAAAGCATCACTTGTCTTCTGTGGGATGCCCAATATGTGGACAGAGATTTTTGCATACATATTCCTTACACCTTCTTCAACTTTACTAGGTAAAATGTAGATTAAGTGTATTCTAAGATTTATAGGCTGTCTGGAACTTGGGTACTCCACACTGGCTTTTCCAAACTTCAGTATCTTTGGAGTATTTTTGTGctacccttttttttaaaagtttgtttttatttttataaaacactaAGATTAAAGAATGTAGAGTAGCCAGGACTCTGGGGATCATCAAAGTCCTTATAAAGGAAATTTTCAGAGAGGAAATGTCCTCAATTTTCAAGGATCTAATAGATGAATTAAAGAACTTTGTCTTCAACAAGTTTCGCCAAGATATCATCCTATGGAAGACTTTCTCTTAgtgttttcctgtctcttctttcaGCAGTGTTGGTTAttaatgtttgtgtatttgtaAAGTTGGTTTGGGCGTGTAGGCATGTAAATTTTCATTAGTAACAGTATGTGAAAGGTCTTTCTTTGTAATCCAGTTTTTTGCAGGTCATATTTCTTTGAATGCTGGAGAGAGTAAAATAAACTGGTCTaggtgcttttaaaaaaattcttgctTTTTTCTGTAGACTTCGTTATACCTTACAGGTATGACTGCCTGAGTAGACAGTTTTGTTTCTGAGGTGTTAGAGCTTTATTATTTGATTTAGTCATTGCCCGAGCTGCAAAATTTAAAACCATCTGAAATCCTCATACATGCACTTTGTACTTACACTTAAAATAAGGCTGTTGTCATGGAGACAACACTACACGCTGACACCAAAATACAAGCAAGCTTCTCAGTATGTGGCTACCAGACTTCATGagtgctttttatattttggtgttTATGCCTCCTAAGTAGTGGACTTACaggttttttgaggcaaggtcttgctGTCTTGGAGCCTCAAACTCCTATctagctgcctctgcctacaTACTCTCGATTCCTGTTAATTTTCTGTGAATAATCATGAAATggggaaattttttattaaactGTTTTAAACTCAACATTTGTAAGGTTGCACaagttatttgggttttttgctGTCAGCACTGTAGGAAAGTGTAGAGGAGCTGGGTACGTtgatccacacctttaatctcagaaaagGTCCAATTTAACAACCAGCAAGCAAAGCAGTAGCCTCACTGACCAACAGTCATATCCCGAAATTTGGCAGCCGCAAATCATTTCAATCAAAACAATCTGGggaggaaaagttttattttttaatttcatacttCAAAATTAGATCATAATTTTATGAACTTGTCCTTTAGTGTACTCTTGATTTGGGCAGTATCTGGTCTGAACTTAATTAAGGAAATACAAATTGGTTATTTTGCTCAAGCACTGAAAAGTAACTTGTGTTTGGGCTAACGTGCTAGAGATTGCTTTGCATAAATAATCCTGGGTCACACTTAAATCATCACTTTTATGATTTGATAAAGGCAATGAATCTTTGGGTTTAAAAAGATCAGGAAGAGAATCTGGCTGCATCTTACATCTCTTAAAAACAGGAAATGTCTTGGCAGCTTAAAGCCTTTCAATATAAAAACTTAATACAACAGATTCACTTTGTATGGGTTACAATCACACCACTTACATCGATACACTGGCACTTAAGCACAAGGGCAATCTTTTGAAAACTGGAGACCTTTAAAATTAGGCCATAGTATAAAAACAGTTCATAGTCTTATATTCACCAGCaaattcacattaaaaataagtttggtttttttttttgcagaataaagggaaggaaaactTTACATATGTTACAAAGttattacatgtatttacatGGCTCTTTTCTTCCCTAGGTATTTAATTTTCACATACACAACTCCCTGTTTCAAGCAAGCTTTGTAGGAAGCTACTGAATAGAAATGTAAAAGATTTGGTATATGATGCTTATCCAGTGCATAAGAAATGACCACTATCATCTATTTCACCTCATTCCAATAAGAGGCAGCTATTTGAAAAGATGCCTGTGGTGTTAGGGTTTGGGTGTTTCTAGAACATGTAATTGAACTATGCGCCTTGTTTGCAGCCTTTATATCTTATTAGCTAAATGCTTACTGtctgatttcctttttttgttttccacTAGACAATAAAAAGCTGGTTACTGTTCTCCAAATCTAAGCTTGAATTTGGTTAGCAAAACTACCAAGTAGGAATAGCTACTTAAATTATGACACTATTATAATATAGTGTACATAGGACATAAATCAGATGTCTGCTTATAGTTGCGAATTAGTTTTATAAAAATTCTCTAAAGTCAAACCAACTCATGGCTACATATGAAcatcacaaaatttaaaattagtaCTTAGATTTAAACCTGTACTTTAAGTAGGGTTTTAAGTTGAAATGTCATTATTTCCTTATCTGAAGGGTTCAATGAAACAGGAACCCAGTGGCTTGGTGGCTTGGGCAGAACACTTGGTGATGGTGGTTCACTAAATTTGGCTCCAGCATAGTTCTGGTTAGCCTGAGACTTAAAAAGCAAGCTTGGACTTGTTAAGCTACCATTCCAATTTGGGTCGTTAGAAAGACTCTTGTTCTTTCCCCCATTCTGCATGGCCTGCCATGCAGCTGCCGATGGACTGTACCcatgtcctctttcttttttcttatgaaCGATCTTCATCTGGGAATTCTGATCCTTGGTCTTCTGTCTGTTGTGCTGTTGTTGGCTCTTACTAACATTTCTAGATTGAGGGGCTGGAATGTTATACCTCTCTCCACCACCCATCTTGAGCTTCTTTGTCACCtggaagtaaataaatgtaaacaagagtaaatttccacatttttttttaagtttccaaaGTTTGTATTCTAGAAATGTTGGTAAAGAAAATAGGAACTAGCTGCCATTACACAGGCTTGCCCCACCAGACCATTTACCTCAAAAATATTAAAGCTAGTCCTAACCCAAATACCAGTTGTTTGTGAaagctaaataaaagaaaattagaaaaagaccCACACGTAAATACATCACCAACCTCTTTTGGATGTATCCTGTACCAGAATGACCTCCAATCAGTTTAAGCAGTTTTGCCCCgaccccttgagtgctgggatatgCAGTCCTTAATGGTTTAAAATTACTTATATCATAAATATTAGCCTCATTATGATATGAATCTTTTACCACTATAATAACGAGATGTGAATCTTGATACCTTTCAGTCTGCTTCTCAGATTGCAGGATCTCCACTACTTGTCCTCttccttgctgccaagcccaggaTAAGAGATGTTGCTTTCTGCTAGATcctttcctttgtctcaataCATAAGTTTTCATGAGCCAATCTGCTGATTTCAGCCTAGGAGCTGAGGCCAACATCGAGTCTCCTCAGCACACAAGTCTGAGAGAAGTCCTagctagaaaatgaaaaataattactcaaaaacaacccaaaaaagtGATCGCTTAAACACGCACGTAAGATGGCTGTTACTTCCTCAAGGCTTTTAGAACATAAGACAGATGTATGAGACCATGACTTTCCTTGACCTCATATGTCAACCAATTCTCGGCGATGTCTTGTAAGGCCTCCCTGGCCACCGCTTTAAAGGCAAACTAAGGAAGCGTTTGCTTCTGTGACCGCACAGCGTAGTTCCTATGAAACTTGGGACCACGTTTCTCAAATTCTATCCGGATTTTTTGCTCTAACCCCACAGACATTTCCACATTTAAGCTGTTACCAACAACGTGCATGGATGGTGCTTTTGGGTTGAGTCCACACTCCCGGTTCCGTACGAAACCGTACCATTAACCATGCACGCCGCCCAAAGTGAACGATCATCGAGGTTTCTCGCTGTTCAAACTAGCATGGCTGAGAGAACCTCCAATTTTTCTGTCACAATGTCCGCACTCGCAATAAACCCGAAATGCCAGCCCGTAGGCTGAGCGCCTGAGcccggggttcaattcctggGGAGACGCGCTGCCCGGCCCAACAATGGCCCGTGGTGGCCAACATGGCGGTCCCCGCCACACTCACCGACTTCGAGTTCGGGCGGTGGCGGCAACTCCCTCTCGACCTCCAAACCTCCCTCCCTTAACAGGGAGAAACGATTCGCGGATCAAACACTGCCCACGAGCGACTCACAGAGCACAGTTCGTCCTCGACCAGCCTCCTGCTTTACCGACAAAATGGAGGCCCCTCCGAGCGCGGAAGAGGGCCGGCGACCCCGCAGCCAATGAGGGCGCGGCAG belongs to Microtus pennsylvanicus isolate mMicPen1 chromosome 13, mMicPen1.hap1, whole genome shotgun sequence and includes:
- the Pnrc2 gene encoding proline-rich nuclear receptor coactivator 2, producing the protein MGGGERYNIPAPQSRNVSKSQQQHNRQKTKDQNSQMKIVHKKKERGHGYSPSAAAWQAMQNGGKNKSLSNDPNWNGSLTSPSLLFKSQANQNYAGAKFSEPPSPSVLPKPPSHWVPVSLNPSDKEIMTFQLKTLLKVQV